The genomic window ACGGGTGCGGCGCACCGACAGTGCCGGGCGCTCGGCCAGCAGGTGGTGCGGGGCCGCGTAGGTAATCTCGACCGTCACCATGTCACCCGGCCTGACCGGCCGGCCCTCGGGCCGCTCGAAATGCACGAGACGGTTATCGGGAGCACGGCCGGACAGCCGGCGGGTGGCGTCGTCCTTGCGCCCCTCGCCTTCGGCGACCAGCACCTCGACCGTGCGGCCGACCTGCGTCTTGTTCTGCTCCCAGGAGATCTCCTCCTGGAGCGCGACCAGCCGCTCGTAGCGCTGCTGGACGACGGCCTTGGGGATCTGGCCGTCCATCTCCGCGGCGGGGGTGCCGGGCCGCTTGCTGTACTGGAAGGTGAAGGCCTGCGCGAAGCGCGCCTCACGGACCACGTGCAGGGTCTGCTCGAAGTCCTCCTCGGTCTCGCCGGGGAAGCCCACGATGATGTCGGTGGTGATCGCGGCATCCGGCATCGCGGCCCGTACCTTCTCGATGATGCCCAGGTAGCGGTCCTGCCGGTACGACCTGCGCATCGCCTTCAGCACCCGGTCCGAGCCCGACTGCAGCGGCATGTGCAGCTGGTGCATCACGTTCGGGGTCTGCGCCATCGCCGTGATCACGTCGTCGGTGAAGTCGCGCGGGTGCGGGGAGGTGAAGCGGATCCGCTCCAGACCCTCGACAGCGCCGGTGGCACGCAGCAGCTTGCCGAACGCCTCGCGGTCGCCGATGTCGGAGCCGTAGGCGTTGACGTTCTGGCCGAGCAGGGTGACCTCGATGACGCCCTCGGCGACCAGCGCCTCGACCTCGGCCAGCACATCGCCCGGCCGGCGGTCCTTCTCCTTGCCGCGCAGCGCGGGCACGATGCAGAACGTACAGGTGTTGTTGCACCCCACCGAGATCGCGACCCACGCGGCATAGGCCGACTCGCGGCGGGAGGGGAGCGTGGAGGGGAAGGTCTCCAGCGACTCGACGATCTCGACCTGGGCCTCTTCGGCGATCCTGGCCCGCTCCAGCAGGACCGGCAGCTGGCCGATGTTGTGCGTGCCGAAGACCACGTCGACCCATGGCGCACGCTTCACGATGGTGTCGCGGTCCTTCTGCGCCAGGCAGCCGCCCACGGCGATCTGCATGCCCGGCCGGGCGGCCTTCTTCGGCACCAGCTGGCCGAGGTTGCCGTAGAGCCGGTTGTCGGCGTTCTCCCGCACCGCACAGGTGTTGAAGACGACGACGTCCGCGCCGTCGGCGCCCTCGGGCGCCCGCACGTAACCGGCGCCCTCAAGCAGGCCGGACAGCCGCTCGGAGTCGTGGACGTTCATCTGACACCCGTAGGTGCGGACCTCGTAAGTACGCGCGCTCATAACAATCCCCCAGAGTACGTGGTTCCCGGGCGGTGTCTCCCCCCGCCTCACGCCGCCCGCGGACGGCCGGGTACGGCTCCGTAACCGCTGCCGCGCGGACCGCAGGCCCCGGTCGGTATCCGTCGCCCCTTCCGCGTGTCAGTGCAGCCTGGCAGGATCGCGGGGCATGGACCTCCCCCGTCTCCGCCTGCCGTGGCCGCA from Streptomyces sp. NBC_01198 includes these protein-coding regions:
- the miaB gene encoding tRNA (N6-isopentenyl adenosine(37)-C2)-methylthiotransferase MiaB, whose protein sequence is MSARTYEVRTYGCQMNVHDSERLSGLLEGAGYVRAPEGADGADVVVFNTCAVRENADNRLYGNLGQLVPKKAARPGMQIAVGGCLAQKDRDTIVKRAPWVDVVFGTHNIGQLPVLLERARIAEEAQVEIVESLETFPSTLPSRRESAYAAWVAISVGCNNTCTFCIVPALRGKEKDRRPGDVLAEVEALVAEGVIEVTLLGQNVNAYGSDIGDREAFGKLLRATGAVEGLERIRFTSPHPRDFTDDVITAMAQTPNVMHQLHMPLQSGSDRVLKAMRRSYRQDRYLGIIEKVRAAMPDAAITTDIIVGFPGETEEDFEQTLHVVREARFAQAFTFQYSKRPGTPAAEMDGQIPKAVVQQRYERLVALQEEISWEQNKTQVGRTVEVLVAEGEGRKDDATRRLSGRAPDNRLVHFERPEGRPVRPGDMVTVEITYAAPHHLLAERPALSVRRTRAGDAWERRTAAPSTQPAGVMLGLPTIGAPAPAPVGPMAAAGGCAID